Proteins from one bacterium genomic window:
- the nrdR gene encoding transcriptional regulator NrdR, with amino-acid sequence MKCPFCNQLEDKVVDSREVGEGTIIRRRRECLNCGKRFTTYEQLREKIPFMVIKRDGREEPFDREKIIAGIMKACEKTSIDTETAESIIDEIESILKDKEEKVIKSQELGELIMERLHSLDEVAYLRFASVYKQFKDAGSFTEEIKESFGGEKR; translated from the coding sequence ATGAAATGTCCATTTTGCAATCAATTAGAGGATAAAGTTGTTGACTCAAGAGAAGTAGGGGAAGGCACAATTATCCGCCGAAGAAGAGAATGCTTAAATTGTGGCAAAAGATTCACTACTTATGAGCAACTACGCGAGAAGATACCTTTTATGGTGATAAAAAGAGATGGACGAGAAGAACCATTTGACCGCGAAAAGATAATTGCCGGCATTATGAAGGCATGTGAAAAAACCTCAATAGATACTGAAACAGCGGAAAGTATAATTGATGAAATTGAAAGTATTCTCAAGGATAAAGAGGAGAAAGTGATTAAGAGTCAAGAGTTAGGTGAGTTAATAATGGAGAGACTTCATTCCTTAGATGAGGTTGCATATTTAAGGTTTGCCTCTGTTTATAAACAGTTTAAGGATGCCGGGTCATTTACAGAGGAGATAAAAGAAAGTTTTGGTGGAGAAAAAAGGTAA
- a CDS encoding Rpn family recombination-promoting nuclease/putative transposase: protein MEITNPHDSFFKEIFSKKENASDFINSILPDVLKKNLDLSTLELDNNSYVNEELQENFSDIVYNCVYKNKHKIKISLLFEHKSKVVKYPHLQLLKYMLRIWETNIKQKEGLIPVVSLIFYHGKNRWVLKDLSAYFKGIDEVLIRYIPGFNYLLTDLSNYSDEDLRERVFFNVSLRVAFLVMKNIYDERRLREHIEDFLQIGRMYYEEEKGLKFLEAVIRYIYNSTEIKPEEVLETVKKISEKGGEITMTTAMRLRKEGLQEGLQQGLQRLIEVAKSMYKKGFKLEMIAEITGLSEEEIKKVVRLENER from the coding sequence ATGGAGATAACAAATCCACATGATAGTTTCTTCAAAGAGATATTTTCAAAGAAAGAGAATGCATCTGATTTTATCAATAGCATTTTACCGGATGTTCTTAAGAAAAACCTTGATTTATCAACTTTGGAATTGGATAACAACTCTTATGTTAATGAGGAGTTACAAGAGAATTTTTCAGACATAGTTTATAATTGTGTTTACAAAAATAAGCATAAGATAAAGATTTCGCTTTTATTTGAACATAAAAGCAAGGTAGTTAAATACCCACATTTACAACTTTTGAAGTATATGTTGAGGATATGGGAGACAAATATCAAACAGAAGGAGGGTTTAATTCCCGTAGTTTCCCTTATTTTTTATCATGGTAAAAACAGATGGGTATTAAAGGATTTATCAGCTTATTTTAAAGGGATAGACGAGGTATTAATTCGTTATATTCCTGGGTTTAATTATTTATTGACAGATTTATCGAATTATAGTGATGAAGATTTAAGGGAGAGGGTGTTTTTTAATGTTAGTTTAAGGGTTGCCTTTTTAGTGATGAAGAATATATACGATGAGAGAAGATTGCGAGAACATATAGAGGATTTTCTACAGATAGGTCGGATGTATTACGAGGAGGAGAAAGGTTTAAAGTTTTTAGAGGCAGTGATAAGATATATTTACAACAGCACAGAGATTAAACCAGAGGAAGTGCTCGAAACAGTTAAGAAGATTTCAGAAAAGGGGGGTGAAATCACAATGACTACAGCCATGAGATTAAGGAAAGAAGGATTGCAAGAAGGATTGCAACAAGGATTGCAACGATTAATAGAGGTAGCTAAATCGATGTATAAAAAAGGGTTTAAGTTAGAGATGATTGCTGAAATAACCGGGCTTTCAGAAGAGGAAATAAAGAAGGTTGTAAGACTAGAGAATGAGAGATGA